The DNA region AGTGGCACCACGTGAGGCCACCAGGGGGGCAGCGTGGGGTGCCAGGGGGGCAGTGTGGggtgcccagagctctgagctgtgtgtgccctgcccGCAGGTTCTTCAGGCGGGATGGAGCCCACACCGTGTGCTGCCTGGAGACCCCGGCCATCTCCACGCGGTGAGTGAGGGTGGCACGGAGACCTGCCACCCCAGGGACCTTCCCTCCCCCCTGCCACCTCCCCCCTGCCACCTCCCCCCTGCCACCTCCCCCCTGccacctcccttccctcctccctgtttccccctgcTTTCTGGGCCCCTGAGGATTTGCTCCCTGTGCTGAAtgcttaaaacattttctgcctttctgctgtGGATTTCTTAAGTGCCACTCTCTTGACATGTGCAATAATTTGTGTTCTTcttgcaggaaaacaaaaaagaacaagcagaaaagtaagtgtgttttattttgtatctgAGTGGGTCTCTCTAGTGAAGGATTTGTAGCTGAAATGAGACCTTCAGCCTGCCCCAAGAATTCACTGACAccttgtgctgtccctgctgggctcctggGGCTCTCCCTGCTCGGGAGGGGGAAGGTTCACACTTTGAGATTTTGGCACAAAATCTACTTGTTTCAGTCTGCAATTGAAAGGCAAAGCTGATGTGGTGAAATAATTTCATAAGTCAAACTTAAGTTTTTGTACTGAGATGGAGACGTGACACAGCTgcaaagctgagctgctgggtCCCAAAATTGTCCCCCAAAAATATGACAGACTGGTGTGGTCCTAGTGCAGAAACCTCCCTCGGGGAAGTGCCCTGCAGCAGTTCAGACTGGCACAAACAGGGGACTCCCAGGacacaaataatatttaaaacaaccagaaaaaccccaacaggTGCAAAGGTGACCTGAGAAAACTCTGAGCCTTACTCTGAAATCCTCCTGCTAACTGTCCCTGCtgtttttgctgctgtgtgtgctgtgacaGCTCCAGGCATcggggagggcagcagcaccagcgAGACCCCCCAGCCTCCCAGGAAGAAGAGGGCCCGGGTGGATCCAACAGTGGAAAGTGTGAGTATtgtcccttccctcccaggGCTTTGGGGTGGAAAACAGAAGGGTGCTGTGCTCCCAATTAGTACCTGAGAGTGATTAGTCTGGCTTGGCTTTCCTCAGGAGGAAACGTTTATGAACAGAGTTGAAGTGAAGGTGAAGATCCCTGAAGAGCTGAAGCCGTGGCTGGTGGATGACTGGGACCTGATCACCAGGCAGAAACAGGTACCTGTGCCaatcctgcccagccctgggggacaCCTGCCACTGTCCCGGGCTGCCCAGCTTggctgggattttttaatgCCCAACTAAACCCCTGGAGGAGTTCCTTTCCTAACCTGTACCACCTTAACCTGCTGATTTCCTCCTAGAAAGGCCCTGGTGAGAAAGGGTTTCCGTTCAGCTTCCAGGTAGAAATGTCTGCAGGAATGAGACAAACTCGTATTTGTTCTGTTCTGCATTTGTAGCTCTTCTACCTCCCTGCCAAGAAGAACGTGGACTCCATTTTAGAGGATTATGCAAACTACAAAAAGTCCCGAGGAAATACTGATAACAAGTGAGTGGtgctcactgccagcctggaacACCTCCTTGGCTGTTGTTGTTGGATGTGGATTCCATGGAAAATGGAATAAGGCTGTGAAACCTGGCCCAGCCCCATGTCCAGTGCCCTATTCCATCAGGAGGCAGGATGATGGTGGTGGTCAGAAATCCCGAGGGAGTCATTCCAAACTGCATCTTCTGCTTTCTGGAGATGATTACTGCTTCCCCACTTGCCCTAAGCCTTTCCTGAGGGAAACTTCCCAGAAAGGCTGTGTGGGGTGAGCTCAGTGCCCCTGGGCTCCCTCACAGGCCCGGGGCCAGGGAGGTGCACGAGGCCTTGTGAATACTCTGATGGACAAAGCCAATTATTGTTTGTAATTACCCCAGCAATCAGCCCTGAGCAAAACAAGGTGTGTTTGCTCTGCAGGAGACTTTCCTGTTTGAAAGGGAGAACAGAAAGGGGAAGTAATTTTCTTCCATTCAAGAGGAAGCAGATTATTGACTTGTCAGGGTGTTTTAACCTCCTCTGATGTAATTGTCCTGATGCCTGTTCTAAATTTGTTGGCAGGGTGGGGTGAGGGTTGTGCTCCTCTGTCACTGCCAGGTCCTGGACAGGCAGGGTGAGCTGGAGGTCTGCAGGAATCTGGCAGGAGAGGcctgggagggagcaggtgCCTGAAATACTGAGGGCTGTCCCCCTGTTCAGTGCAATTCATTCAGCATTGTCCTTTGAAGCTGGAGTGAGCTGGGGTGAGCTTTGGGTGACAGCAGAAAGCTGCTCCAtgtccccagtgctgcctgtggTTTCAGAAGGGCTGCTCCAAGTCCATCTCTGGGACAGGATgacaaagctgctgctcctggtttgCCTGGATCCTGGCTCAGTTCAGAGCAGCCCATTTCCCAGGGAGATCTGGAATTGCATCCCTCCCGTGCCTGTAGATTTTAAGGTCTCCAGATAAATTTCCTTGCAAGATGGGAGTGCCTGTGAAAGACCCTCCTGATTTTGGTGGTGTCCCCAAGCCAGGCCTCGGCTGTGTCCTTGGACAGGCCTTGCAGAGCTCTCTGTCCCCAGGGAATACGCTGTCAACGAGGTGGTGGCAGGGATCAAGGAGTATTTCAATGTCATGCTGGGCACTCAGCTGCTCTACAAGTTCGAGAGGCCGCAGTACGCCGAGATCCTGGCGGATCACCCCGATGCTCCCATGTCCCAGGTCTACGGGGCCCCACACCTCCTGAGGCTCTTCGGTGAGTGTGGGGGGAATGAAGAGCACTGGGAAGGATTCAAGTGCTTGTTTCCCTCTCTCCAGCTGTGACAGGCAGCTCTAAAGTGGGGGTTCATTCCCTGTCCGTGTATCCAAACGGCTCAGAGCCattgtggggtttgggatggaaatGAATTTTTGAAGTGTGGTTGGTTTGGGTGAAATTGTGTACACTGGAATAGAATCCTGGGACATTGGAATAGAAtcctgggctgctgtgctgtgctgctgtggagctgtgggCTCACACAAGGACCTGAGGCAGTGTTTGTGACAAGTGTCCTTCCTTTGGGCAGTGCGGATCGGAGCCATGCTGGCCTACACGCCCCTGGATGAGAAGAGTCTGGCTTTGCTCTTGAACTACTTGCATGACTTCTTAAAGTGAGTACTTGTGAGGTCTTCCAGCAGAAGGAGAAAGGTCGGGCTGCTGCGAGGCTGCCCCTTTCCAGTGAATTGTTGTGTGactggggctgtgtgtgggaTCTTCCCCACGGCTGCACTGAAGCCTCTCAGACtccacttctctgcttctgttAATCTGCACTCCTACCCTGTCCCATCTGCTCCTTGTTGCAAAATAAATGCTTCAACATTTATTTATAGCTGCTAAAAAAGGCAGATGATAATCCCAGCAAGCTATTAAATTATGCAACAGTTACTCAACAACAATTGAGCAAATGTTTAAAAACCGATGAACTTTAGGAATGTTATTTCTGGGACAGACTGTCACCAGGGCTTTAGTGTGCTATGGTACCCTGTAGCCATGGGATGTTTAGGAGGAAAACATCTTGATAATAATAAAACACTTCAGTGTGAAATGaggtgagctttaaggtcccttccaacccaaaccattccatggttctgtgattaGGAGCTACTGGAAGCTGAAAGAAAACCCTTCCTTACTTACTGGAAACTAAATCCAGGATGGTTATGCAGCAGAGCTTGACAGGACTCAGCCTGGTAGCCAAGGAAAACCTGTCCTGGGATAGCCCTGTTCTTTGGGGGCAGTCTGAGGTAAATGCAGGTGCTGAAGAGCTCTGGCTGTGAG from Prinia subflava isolate CZ2003 ecotype Zambia chromosome 15, Cam_Psub_1.2, whole genome shotgun sequence includes:
- the MORF4L1 gene encoding mortality factor 4-like protein 1; this encodes MAPKQDPKPKFQEGERVLCFHGPLLYEAKCVKVAIKDKQVKYFIHYSGWNKNWDEWVPESRVLKYVDTNLQKQKELQKANQEQYAEGKMRGAAPGKKTSGLQQKNVEVFFRRDGAHTVCCLETPAISTRKTKKNKQKTPGIGEGSSTSETPQPPRKKRARVDPTVESEETFMNRVEVKVKIPEELKPWLVDDWDLITRQKQLFYLPAKKNVDSILEDYANYKKSRGNTDNKEYAVNEVVAGIKEYFNVMLGTQLLYKFERPQYAEILADHPDAPMSQVYGAPHLLRLFVRIGAMLAYTPLDEKSLALLLNYLHDFLKYLAKNSSALFSASDYEVAPPEYHRKAV